The following is a genomic window from Vibrio sinaloensis.
CGCTTATTGTTGATTCAACAACTGCAAAGCGCAGGTTTAACCTTGAAAGAATGCCAAGCGTGTATGGATGCGAAGCTAGACAAGAAAGTGCTCGCGCAGCGCCTAGTGACCTTGAATCAAGAAATAGAACAGAAGACACAAGCGCGTGACCTGTTGCTCGGTTTATTGGGTGAACGTTCACAAAGAGACATGCACAGTGTAATGAGTGAGAGCGCCCCTGAAGAACATCTACACTGGCTTAGCCAGCAAGGCTTTGACGAAAAAGAAGCATTACGAATTAAATGGTTATCTAAAGATATGAACGAACACGATCAATACATGCAAGACTTTATGACGGTATTCGAGACGCTAGACCGTTGGGGGCCTGGTAGCGAAGCGGGAACACTAGACGCCATCTCCCATCTTCCCGACAATACTCAAACCCTGTTAGAAATTGGCTGTGGTAAAGGCACTTCGACCACACTGCTCGCTGAAAACACGCAAGCACAGATCACAGCGGTCGACAACGAGCCATCAGCCATTGAGCAGCTTGAACAAAAGCTGACAAGTCGCGACTTGGACCACAGAGTGACGCTAGTCAATGCCTCGATGACCTCGCTGCCTTTTGCACCGAAGAGTTTTGATGCACTCTGGGCCGAAGGCTGTGTCTACATCATGGGGATGGAAAAGGCACTCAAACAGTGGAAGCCTTTGCTCAAAGAGAGCGGTGTTCTTATTGTCAGTGATCTTGTGTGGTTAACGGATACACCGCAGCCAAAAGTGGAG
Proteins encoded in this region:
- a CDS encoding MerR family transcriptional regulator — translated: MYLISQLATKVGLSRTALLYYEKLGLIKGKRLSNGYRQYSERDMQRLLLIQQLQSAGLTLKECQACMDAKLDKKVLAQRLVTLNQEIEQKTQARDLLLGLLGERSQRDMHSVMSESAPEEHLHWLSQQGFDEKEALRIKWLSKDMNEHDQYMQDFMTVFETLDRWGPGSEAGTLDAISHLPDNTQTLLEIGCGKGTSTTLLAENTQAQITAVDNEPSAIEQLEQKLTSRDLDHRVTLVNASMTSLPFAPKSFDALWAEGCVYIMGMEKALKQWKPLLKESGVLIVSDLVWLTDTPQPKVEQFWLSDYPDIQTIATREAQFAKAGYELVAQFSLGVEAWQNYWLPLAERVKELTPVMPDSQALMDIKREIAIYEQAAAKDFTYQYFVLKKK